A stretch of the Marinomonas maritima genome encodes the following:
- a CDS encoding class I SAM-dependent methyltransferase: protein MNRKIKFWNKVANKYAKSPVADQASYEKKLQITQNYLQPEMEVLEIGCGTGTTALIHAPFVQRIHALDFSETMIEICKEKAKSLSIENVFFECKDIESLSKEKNHYDVVMAHSVLHLVDDKQSTIDKAYELLKPGGIFVSSTVCLTGFYVVLKSVWPVMYWLGIFPSLRFFSSQALIDAHISSGFTIDYQWQASSNSLFLIAKKNKPPQNILQ from the coding sequence ATGAATAGAAAAATAAAGTTCTGGAATAAAGTTGCTAATAAATATGCAAAAAGTCCAGTTGCTGATCAAGCCTCATATGAAAAGAAATTACAAATTACTCAGAATTATCTTCAGCCTGAAATGGAGGTTTTAGAAATTGGTTGTGGCACAGGGACGACAGCCCTAATACACGCGCCTTTTGTACAGCGTATCCATGCTCTAGACTTTTCTGAAACTATGATTGAGATATGCAAAGAAAAAGCGAAATCACTGTCTATTGAGAATGTTTTTTTTGAGTGCAAAGACATTGAAAGTCTATCAAAAGAAAAAAATCATTATGATGTTGTCATGGCGCATAGCGTGCTCCACTTGGTTGACGATAAACAATCTACAATAGATAAAGCCTATGAATTACTTAAGCCTGGCGGTATTTTTGTCAGCAGCACCGTTTGCTTAACGGGTTTCTATGTTGTTTTAAAGTCTGTTTGGCCAGTAATGTATTGGCTAGGTATTTTCCCATCGCTGAGATTCTTCAGTAGTCAGGCTCTTATTGACGCTCATATTTCATCAGGTTTCACTATTGATTATCAATGGCAAGCTAGTAGCAATAGTTTATTTTTGATTGCAAAGAAAAACAAACCGCCACAAAACATACTCCAGTGA
- a CDS encoding LysR family transcriptional regulator has protein sequence MDWKSIKFDWNHARAFFVTAEEGSLSAAARALQTTQSTLSRQVSALEQEIGVTLFERVGRGLVITPSGLELIEYVKEMSEAANKFSLAASGRSNQVEGSVCISATEAFAVFLLPPLLKKLREQEPGISIELVASDVSSDLRRREADIAIRHYQPNHSDLIARKLQNGKAFLYASPDYLHSIGHPKTCSELEKADFIGFANNDAYVKGMSEIGLSLNSKNFPYTTANHMAHWALVKEGAGIGVMFEYIGEREPKVCKVSDQISPFIAETWVVTHRELRTNLRIRRVYDFLMEELTNIFKPT, from the coding sequence ATGGATTGGAAATCGATTAAATTTGATTGGAATCATGCAAGGGCATTTTTTGTAACGGCGGAGGAAGGTTCTCTTTCAGCGGCAGCCAGAGCATTGCAAACCACTCAATCTACCCTTAGTCGACAAGTATCAGCTCTAGAACAAGAAATTGGCGTGACACTTTTTGAGCGGGTAGGCAGAGGTTTAGTCATTACTCCAAGTGGCCTGGAGCTGATTGAATATGTTAAAGAAATGAGCGAAGCGGCAAATAAATTTTCTTTAGCCGCATCTGGAAGATCAAATCAAGTGGAAGGGTCGGTCTGCATTTCGGCAACTGAGGCTTTTGCTGTCTTTTTACTGCCGCCGTTATTAAAAAAATTACGTGAACAAGAGCCAGGAATTTCGATTGAACTTGTTGCTTCTGATGTGTCGAGTGATTTGAGACGACGTGAGGCTGATATTGCTATACGGCATTATCAACCAAATCATTCTGACTTAATTGCCAGAAAGCTTCAAAACGGTAAGGCTTTTCTTTATGCGAGCCCTGATTATCTTCATAGTATTGGTCACCCGAAAACGTGCTCTGAATTAGAAAAAGCCGACTTTATTGGCTTTGCCAACAATGACGCGTATGTGAAGGGAATGAGTGAGATCGGATTGTCACTCAATTCGAAAAATTTCCCCTACACAACAGCAAACCACATGGCACACTGGGCTCTTGTTAAAGAGGGCGCCGGTATTGGTGTGATGTTTGAGTATATTGGCGAAAGAGAGCCAAAGGTTTGTAAGGTTTCTGACCAAATTTCGCCTTTTATCGCTGAAACTTGGGTTGTTACTCATCGGGAGTTACGAACAAATCTTAGAATAAGGCGGGTTTACGATTTTTTAATGGAAGAATTAACCAACATTTTCAAGCCTACATAA
- a CDS encoding LysR family transcriptional regulator, whose translation MKLDQLRAFIAVVETGSFRSAADAIHKTQPGISAAVKTLEAQYGILLFDRDSYRPTLTAEGHAFFQQSKKLISQAQQLENLGHDLAKGTEAPLHLCLSQMAVDDNSMMRIKAFQKQYPDTSLDITTDHLYGVQEALTKNQCEIAIGPRYGLDDRHAFIELNKITMVTVVSPELLDTLSINGNKVKQQSLYGIPQILVTNTTANSTENGHRYILPTGKRWYVNDFQTKKTMLMHGLGWARMPKHIIQSELENGQLVPIDVENFTSQNQLPIFMIRLRHQTQSYQANLFWEMMKNLSPIEK comes from the coding sequence ATGAAACTCGATCAACTCAGAGCCTTTATCGCGGTTGTCGAAACAGGAAGTTTTCGCTCTGCGGCGGATGCAATACACAAAACTCAGCCGGGCATCAGTGCCGCCGTCAAAACATTGGAAGCACAATACGGGATTTTATTATTTGACCGAGACAGCTATCGCCCAACGTTAACCGCAGAAGGCCATGCGTTTTTTCAACAAAGTAAAAAACTGATTTCTCAAGCGCAACAGCTGGAAAACCTTGGTCATGATTTGGCCAAAGGCACAGAAGCGCCGCTGCACCTTTGCTTAAGTCAGATGGCGGTCGATGACAACAGTATGATGCGCATCAAAGCCTTTCAGAAACAGTACCCAGACACGTCTTTGGACATCACAACAGACCACTTATACGGCGTACAAGAAGCGCTCACCAAGAATCAGTGTGAGATTGCCATTGGGCCACGATATGGTTTAGATGATCGACACGCCTTTATTGAGTTAAACAAGATCACTATGGTGACGGTGGTGAGCCCAGAGTTGCTCGATACACTCAGCATCAACGGTAACAAAGTAAAACAACAATCGCTTTATGGCATTCCGCAAATTTTGGTCACCAACACCACTGCGAATTCCACCGAAAACGGCCATCGCTACATTTTACCAACGGGAAAGCGCTGGTACGTAAATGATTTTCAGACAAAAAAAACCATGCTGATGCATGGCCTTGGATGGGCGCGAATGCCCAAACACATTATTCAGTCCGAACTGGAAAATGGTCAGTTGGTGCCAATAGACGTTGAAAACTTTACCTCACAAAACCAACTGCCGATTTTTATGATTCGTTTGCGTCATCAAACTCAAAGCTATCAGGCAAACCTATTTTGGGAGATGATGAAGAACCTTTCTCCCATAGAAAAATAA
- a CDS encoding sulfite exporter TauE/SafE family protein: MDLSLAVLFLAGLITGFSKFSVGGMGLLVLPIVMIAFPGPEALGVLLPLYIITDLMAIASYKSKIDWSVLARFLPLAFLGVFVGSYFLANVDADQFLTFLGVTILAMIGLGLYLDFRPAAFMRKPWAAYSIGFFGGVISMIANAAGPIFSLFLLEQKLEKASYVSTRAWSFFIINLVKLPFYIGLGLLSVESTEASLYAIPGLIIGSFIGFHFLKKVNPIQFKWMIRIMSALAAFKLFLFS, encoded by the coding sequence GTGGATTTGTCATTGGCTGTGTTGTTTTTGGCGGGTTTGATTACCGGCTTTTCAAAATTTTCAGTCGGCGGTATGGGATTGCTGGTGTTGCCGATAGTGATGATCGCGTTTCCTGGCCCTGAGGCGCTGGGCGTCTTGTTGCCGCTTTATATCATTACCGATTTAATGGCGATTGCCAGTTATAAAAGCAAAATTGATTGGTCTGTTTTAGCGCGATTTCTTCCCTTGGCTTTTTTGGGAGTATTTGTAGGAAGTTACTTTTTGGCCAATGTCGACGCCGATCAATTTCTGACCTTCCTCGGCGTTACCATTCTTGCAATGATTGGGTTGGGGCTTTATCTCGACTTTCGTCCCGCTGCGTTTATGCGTAAGCCTTGGGCGGCCTATTCAATAGGGTTCTTTGGCGGCGTGATTAGTATGATCGCCAATGCCGCGGGGCCAATTTTTAGCTTATTTTTACTAGAGCAAAAATTGGAGAAAGCCTCGTATGTCAGCACTCGGGCATGGTCATTTTTCATTATTAATCTGGTGAAATTGCCTTTTTACATCGGCCTCGGTTTATTGTCGGTCGAGAGTACCGAAGCCAGCTTATACGCGATTCCAGGGCTGATCATTGGCTCGTTTATTGGTTTTCATTTCTTGAAGAAAGTGAACCCAATCCAGTTCAAATGGATGATCCGTATTATGTCGGCCCTGGCGGCGTTTAAGCTGTTTCTGTTTTCTTAA
- a CDS encoding ABC transporter permease, with protein MSTTRNSSLFDRLRVRSLRLNFWLQSLFILLLALVLFGPIVNLLIWTVTETWYFPHSLPTQWGFKYWHQVFNPYSDVSSSLLTSLLIAVLTVLVCLLVSVPAGYALSKQSMPFRVFWMLLFLIPQAFPNLTVYMNIARLFYDFGLNGTLLGVILVHSVHGLMFSIWISVAAFSSTDPMLERASRNLGAGPFYTFFHIVLPQAAPGLVASCIFVFLESLDEFTGTFFVGAPNISTLPLLLYTASMEGNYQIASITALILLVPSILFMVIIHKFMRPEMLSKLGK; from the coding sequence ATGAGCACTACACGAAACTCAAGTCTATTTGACCGTTTGAGAGTCCGCTCTTTGCGTCTGAATTTCTGGCTACAAAGCTTGTTTATATTACTGCTCGCCTTGGTTCTGTTTGGCCCAATCGTCAACCTATTAATTTGGACAGTGACAGAAACTTGGTACTTCCCGCACTCATTGCCAACGCAATGGGGGTTCAAGTATTGGCATCAAGTTTTTAACCCTTACAGCGACGTGTCCAGCTCCTTGCTCACCAGCTTATTGATTGCGGTTTTAACCGTCCTCGTTTGCTTGTTGGTTTCTGTACCAGCGGGTTATGCGCTGTCAAAACAGAGCATGCCATTTCGAGTCTTTTGGATGCTGTTGTTTTTGATTCCACAGGCGTTTCCAAATCTCACTGTATACATGAACATTGCCCGTCTTTTTTACGACTTCGGACTGAACGGTACTTTGTTGGGCGTGATATTAGTACACAGCGTGCATGGATTGATGTTTTCGATTTGGATCAGTGTGGCGGCGTTCAGCTCAACAGATCCTATGTTAGAGCGTGCGTCTCGAAACTTAGGCGCTGGACCTTTTTATACCTTCTTCCATATCGTTCTCCCTCAAGCGGCTCCGGGTCTTGTGGCGAGCTGCATTTTTGTCTTCTTAGAATCATTAGATGAATTCACGGGCACTTTCTTTGTCGGGGCCCCAAACATCAGCACTCTGCCACTTTTACTTTATACCGCCAGTATGGAAGGCAATTATCAAATTGCGTCTATTACCGCCTTGATTTTGCTCGTGCCTTCTATCTTGTTCATGGTAATTATTCATAAATTCATGCGACCTGAGATGCTGTCTAAACTGGGGAAATAA
- a CDS encoding ABC transporter permease: MRQTTSHNLWLVAPAALMVGIFFLYPLCFSLYSAVTTDQGGFTLIHLHKAFELYSKDMLFTVFIVLISVSILAVLSISIAALITLSPFRVLVGLLGFLYRLPLFIPFIVTAQMMRTFLAKNGLMNNAFIEAGLLTPMETVSFLGWTGIIITFVWKQMAFSTLLISGAMAALDDSQIRAARNLGASRFRILFQIILPQITPSIGVAMVLSTVTIMSVLSVPLMIGTGSPTMMTADMAFRINSYGDYHVANALGLVSYAICAGLAWFYLRQNLKEKGAV; this comes from the coding sequence ATGCGTCAAACGACATCTCATAACCTTTGGCTGGTCGCACCCGCTGCACTCATGGTCGGTATCTTCTTTTTATACCCTTTGTGTTTCTCGCTCTATTCAGCCGTGACTACGGACCAAGGTGGCTTTACATTAATTCATCTACATAAAGCCTTTGAATTGTATTCAAAAGACATGCTCTTTACCGTTTTCATTGTGCTGATTTCGGTGTCAATTTTAGCGGTTTTATCGATTTCCATTGCGGCGCTAATTACCCTGTCGCCGTTCCGTGTTTTAGTCGGCTTGCTGGGTTTTCTTTATCGCTTGCCTTTGTTTATTCCCTTCATTGTCACCGCACAAATGATGCGGACTTTTTTAGCCAAGAATGGTCTGATGAATAACGCCTTTATTGAAGCGGGCTTGTTAACACCAATGGAAACCGTGTCCTTCCTTGGTTGGACGGGCATTATTATTACGTTTGTTTGGAAGCAAATGGCTTTTTCTACTTTGTTAATCTCTGGTGCGATGGCGGCGTTGGACGATTCACAAATACGTGCCGCCCGTAATTTAGGCGCGTCTCGTTTTCGCATTTTATTTCAAATTATCTTGCCACAAATTACGCCCAGCATCGGTGTGGCCATGGTGTTATCCACCGTCACTATTATGTCCGTGCTGTCGGTTCCTCTAATGATTGGCACAGGTTCTCCGACCATGATGACCGCAGACATGGCGTTTCGAATTAATTCCTATGGCGATTATCACGTCGCGAATGCGCTTGGTTTGGTGTCGTATGCCATTTGTGCTGGCTTGGCTTGGTTTTACCTTCGTCAGAACCTAAAAGAAAAAGGAGCTGTTTGA
- a CDS encoding ABC transporter substrate-binding protein, with the protein MFYKTKIAVLAAIGLTQFSGFAHAQTTLNVVSAGGQNMVDYVKTYLAPKFEASHPGVKVNVVGTGPGDAGSHKIKEKLSAQNSSGLDSWDIDVAVVHQKIGGEMVEGGLLSKYRTDIKTGKMVTRDSAINALGVNVEGYVMPMFHSQTAIAYNSDFVTNPPTSYDELVTWTQKHPKSFGYNGIKNGMSGVSFVTGWIYAYGTKADTLSSAPYDKNVAASWDKAFADLKDFNKNITFTPGNAGTLDMLNRGEIFMGPVWVDMFYSWKEQGKIPPSMKLSLIAPGMPGQPMYYVTPTKAAHPELAREFIELATSPEIQAEGIVKRFNWYPGIDAEQVKSKLDSATWEKLFAEITPSDLAKYGKSFPIGPYFDDIKEGYERNVSN; encoded by the coding sequence ATGTTCTATAAAACGAAGATAGCTGTACTTGCCGCCATTGGTCTTACCCAATTTTCAGGTTTTGCACACGCACAGACCACATTAAATGTGGTTTCTGCCGGCGGTCAAAATATGGTCGACTACGTAAAAACGTACCTCGCCCCAAAATTTGAGGCGTCACATCCAGGCGTAAAAGTGAATGTCGTAGGCACAGGCCCTGGCGATGCAGGTTCTCATAAAATCAAAGAAAAGCTGTCAGCACAAAACAGCAGCGGCTTGGATTCTTGGGACATTGATGTTGCTGTTGTTCACCAAAAGATTGGTGGCGAGATGGTGGAAGGTGGTCTGCTTTCAAAATATCGAACAGACATCAAAACAGGTAAAATGGTCACTCGTGACAGTGCTATAAATGCGCTTGGCGTAAACGTAGAAGGCTATGTCATGCCGATGTTTCATAGCCAAACCGCCATCGCTTACAACAGTGATTTCGTGACCAACCCACCAACGTCTTATGACGAACTCGTCACATGGACGCAAAAACATCCAAAGTCCTTTGGCTACAACGGCATTAAAAATGGCATGTCAGGCGTGAGTTTTGTAACCGGTTGGATTTATGCCTACGGCACCAAAGCAGACACGCTTTCCAGCGCGCCTTATGACAAAAATGTCGCTGCATCATGGGACAAAGCCTTCGCAGACCTTAAAGATTTCAACAAGAACATCACCTTTACACCAGGCAACGCTGGCACATTGGATATGTTAAATCGTGGCGAAATTTTCATGGGGCCTGTTTGGGTGGATATGTTCTACAGCTGGAAAGAGCAGGGCAAAATCCCACCATCAATGAAATTATCTTTGATCGCCCCAGGCATGCCTGGCCAACCTATGTACTACGTGACGCCAACAAAAGCCGCACACCCAGAGCTTGCTCGTGAATTTATCGAACTAGCAACAAGCCCAGAAATACAGGCCGAAGGCATTGTAAAACGCTTTAACTGGTACCCAGGCATTGATGCTGAACAAGTGAAGAGCAAGCTAGACAGCGCAACATGGGAAAAGCTTTTTGCCGAAATCACACCAAGCGATTTAGCAAAATACGGTAAGAGTTTCCCAATCGGACCTTATTTTGACGACATCAAAGAAGGTTACGAACGTAACGTTTCTAACTAG
- a CDS encoding ABC transporter ATP-binding protein → MAHLQIENLQAGYGNKLILNNINLNVEQGEMIALLGPSGCGKTTLLNALCGFVPVSHGEIFSGQRAISQLPAEKRNITMVFQSYALWPHMTVSQNIAYGLKVKKIKRAEIDVRVAELLDIVKLNGLENEKVTALSGGQRQRVALARALAIRPDVLVLDEPLSNLDAKVRLSVRHEIKALQKQLGFTSLIVTHDQEEALVMADRIAVLNQGRIEQIGTPEEIYHHPSTPFVADFMGADNHIDWPLSDDAFALNLSGQLDNPSKPSSVYFRSENVSLSTQQNPENDLSNDGLIIKGVVEQSAFFGNNYRISVRCGKHTIQAEHDQNLSEQTPVTLRVLPDALHIYAQDVEHSVFQTTMPFQSN, encoded by the coding sequence ATGGCGCACTTACAAATAGAAAATCTACAAGCGGGCTACGGTAATAAGTTGATCTTGAACAACATCAACTTGAACGTCGAGCAAGGTGAAATGATTGCCTTACTTGGCCCATCCGGCTGTGGAAAAACCACGTTGTTGAATGCGCTGTGTGGTTTTGTTCCCGTCAGTCACGGTGAGATTTTCTCCGGTCAGCGTGCTATCTCTCAATTACCTGCTGAAAAACGCAACATCACCATGGTTTTTCAAAGCTACGCACTATGGCCTCACATGACAGTGTCACAAAATATTGCCTATGGCCTAAAAGTGAAAAAGATAAAACGCGCGGAGATAGACGTTCGCGTGGCGGAACTGTTGGACATCGTAAAGCTTAACGGATTAGAAAACGAAAAAGTCACCGCGCTGTCTGGCGGACAGCGTCAACGTGTCGCCTTAGCGCGAGCGTTGGCGATTCGCCCCGATGTATTGGTGCTTGATGAGCCGCTTTCCAACCTAGACGCCAAAGTCAGGTTGAGCGTACGCCACGAGATCAAAGCGTTGCAGAAACAACTTGGTTTTACTTCGCTGATCGTCACCCATGACCAAGAAGAAGCCTTAGTCATGGCAGATCGCATTGCGGTATTAAACCAAGGTCGAATCGAACAGATTGGGACACCAGAAGAAATTTACCATCACCCCAGCACGCCTTTTGTAGCCGACTTTATGGGCGCAGACAATCACATCGATTGGCCATTATCGGACGACGCTTTCGCTTTAAACCTTAGCGGTCAGCTAGATAATCCAAGCAAACCCTCAAGTGTGTATTTTCGTAGTGAAAACGTTTCACTCTCAACTCAACAAAATCCCGAAAATGACTTAAGCAACGATGGATTAATCATCAAAGGTGTCGTCGAGCAAAGTGCTTTTTTTGGCAATAATTATCGAATTAGTGTGCGCTGCGGGAAGCACACAATACAGGCAGAACACGATCAAAACCTGTCTGAACAGACTCCCGTGACTTTACGTGTCCTACCCGATGCACTGCATATTTACGCCCAAGACGTTGAGCATTCAGTGTTTCAAACAACCATGCCATTTCAGTCAAATTAA
- a CDS encoding MBL fold metallo-hydrolase: protein MKIDVIGCGSAFSQRNNTSSIRIIDSQQNQWLIDCGPTVPRAIWQRDIGVNDIQVIYFTHIHPDHSSGLAALINQWKSFQRTEPLTIFCQTEQRKPLEALVALAVWPETEVCFEIHWQDIHDAFEWKHWQIRTANTQHEMANRAIRIEIDQQTVFFSGDGRPTAASQALMLGADIAFQECASFDALPADSSHGDLPDCERLLAETSVKALGIYHCFDAAIPSLLGAVRHTPNLFVSQDGLVVDLDDDNYVQCTLDATSVGFIPMGSVSTEKE, encoded by the coding sequence ATGAAAATTGACGTAATTGGTTGTGGCAGCGCGTTCTCTCAACGCAACAATACCTCTTCCATTAGGATCATCGACTCACAGCAAAACCAATGGCTCATCGACTGTGGACCGACGGTGCCAAGAGCTATTTGGCAACGTGATATTGGTGTGAATGACATACAGGTAATTTATTTTACGCACATTCATCCTGATCACAGTTCTGGGTTAGCAGCGCTGATTAACCAATGGAAAAGCTTTCAACGCACTGAGCCGCTGACCATTTTTTGCCAAACGGAACAAAGAAAGCCATTGGAAGCGCTGGTGGCATTAGCGGTTTGGCCTGAAACAGAGGTGTGTTTCGAGATTCATTGGCAGGATATTCATGATGCTTTTGAGTGGAAGCATTGGCAGATTCGCACCGCCAATACACAACATGAAATGGCCAATCGAGCGATTCGAATTGAGATTGACCAGCAAACAGTATTTTTTAGCGGCGACGGACGACCAACGGCCGCCAGCCAAGCATTAATGCTTGGTGCGGATATCGCTTTTCAAGAATGTGCGTCTTTTGATGCTTTGCCAGCAGACTCTTCTCATGGCGATTTACCCGACTGTGAACGATTACTAGCAGAAACGAGCGTCAAGGCGCTGGGGATTTATCATTGCTTTGATGCCGCGATTCCTAGTCTGCTTGGCGCCGTTCGGCATACGCCGAACTTATTTGTCAGCCAAGACGGTTTGGTTGTTGATTTGGACGATGATAATTATGTTCAGTGCACGCTGGATGCTACCTCAGTCGGTTTTATTCCGATGGGCTCCGTTTCAACAGAAAAGGAATAG
- a CDS encoding LacI family DNA-binding transcriptional regulator — protein sequence MTNTRKRGSVTAEDVAKLAGVSRAAVSRTFSNNGSVARETREKIVKAANELGYQVNFLAQGLNRKRSQLIGVVVARLSDPFRSSLLEGLLSEIQRKGYQALVTEVRDDDELEMTIRRFTQFRVSGVIVTSGQPPANLVKECVQHNIPVVGINRHMDIPDVDFVCSDNHMAAVLVSEQLIRSGCSRVGWLNYENSTWSGINRGDLFRRIMMEENAFDEADFVEITAQIDGYEGGRDAAHVFCKQGQRVDGIFCANAQLACGFLDGMRENGFDAPNDFHIIGFDNTLQTTQYSYRLTTIHQDVQQTAQRVLTCLEARGQDPHIRQRFEEIPVKLMIRNTSPDVGSMNKRMP from the coding sequence TTGACGAATACTCGAAAAAGAGGCTCAGTCACGGCGGAAGATGTCGCGAAACTCGCCGGTGTCTCGCGCGCTGCCGTGTCTCGTACATTCAGTAATAACGGCAGCGTCGCGCGCGAGACGCGCGAAAAAATAGTAAAAGCCGCCAATGAACTCGGCTACCAAGTGAATTTTTTGGCGCAAGGATTAAACCGTAAACGCAGTCAGTTAATCGGCGTTGTGGTCGCGCGCTTAAGCGATCCTTTTCGCAGTAGTTTGTTAGAAGGCTTATTGAGCGAAATCCAACGAAAGGGTTATCAAGCGCTGGTAACGGAGGTGCGGGATGATGACGAATTAGAAATGACCATTCGACGTTTTACGCAATTTCGAGTGTCTGGGGTCATTGTCACATCGGGGCAGCCGCCAGCGAATTTAGTCAAAGAGTGCGTTCAACACAATATTCCAGTCGTTGGCATTAATCGTCATATGGACATTCCCGACGTGGATTTTGTTTGTTCGGATAACCACATGGCGGCGGTGCTCGTATCGGAGCAATTGATTCGCTCTGGTTGTTCTCGTGTGGGCTGGTTGAACTATGAAAATTCGACGTGGTCTGGCATTAATCGAGGCGACCTGTTTCGTCGTATCATGATGGAAGAAAATGCGTTTGATGAGGCTGATTTTGTTGAAATAACCGCGCAAATCGATGGTTACGAAGGTGGTAGAGACGCCGCTCATGTTTTTTGTAAGCAAGGACAACGTGTTGATGGTATTTTTTGCGCCAACGCTCAACTTGCGTGCGGTTTTTTAGATGGCATGCGTGAAAATGGCTTTGATGCGCCAAACGATTTTCACATTATTGGTTTTGATAATACGCTTCAAACGACGCAATACAGCTACCGATTAACAACGATTCATCAAGACGTACAGCAAACCGCACAGCGGGTTTTGACTTGCTTGGAAGCACGAGGACAAGATCCACATATTCGTCAGCGTTTCGAAGAAATCCCCGTGAAATTAATGATTAGAAACACATCGCCAGATGTGGGTTCAATGAATAAAAGGATGCCATAG
- a CDS encoding inositol monophosphatase family protein, with the protein MENEYQILESAIKKAGRRAQIIRQSGLSVTVKGRQDFVSEADVSVENELKEVIHALFPEDGFLGEESGLVLGTVTKKSGVWVIDPIDGTTNYLQGMDYWCISVAYVINDVIQLGFVYAPDRDEFFFAQRGKGAYLNGASLTIQEPEKGQAIIGVGRSNRRPLQAYFDLLVVLDTNNVEHRRFGAGALMLAHVASGLVHGYFESHLNSWDALAGLLLIEEAGGRVPNFLENDGLLNGNPVWAASSQLWLDLNYVLN; encoded by the coding sequence ATGGAAAATGAATACCAAATTTTAGAATCGGCAATTAAGAAAGCCGGAAGGCGTGCTCAGATTATTCGCCAGTCTGGATTGTCGGTCACGGTCAAAGGGCGACAAGATTTCGTTTCTGAAGCGGACGTGAGCGTAGAAAACGAGCTTAAAGAGGTGATCCATGCCTTGTTTCCTGAGGATGGTTTTTTAGGAGAAGAAAGTGGTTTGGTTCTAGGGACGGTTACGAAGAAAAGTGGTGTTTGGGTGATCGACCCAATCGACGGCACAACAAACTACCTTCAAGGCATGGACTATTGGTGTATTTCCGTCGCTTACGTGATTAATGACGTTATTCAACTTGGCTTTGTTTACGCACCGGACAGAGACGAATTTTTCTTCGCGCAGCGAGGTAAAGGCGCGTATCTAAATGGTGCTTCACTCACGATCCAAGAGCCTGAAAAGGGGCAAGCCATTATTGGTGTCGGGCGCTCTAATCGTCGGCCATTGCAGGCGTATTTTGATCTTCTTGTGGTGTTGGATACGAACAATGTCGAGCATCGACGTTTTGGCGCTGGCGCTTTAATGCTGGCTCATGTTGCTTCAGGGTTGGTGCATGGCTATTTCGAATCTCATCTCAATAGTTGGGATGCTCTAGCGGGTCTGTTACTGATTGAAGAGGCGGGAGGTCGAGTGCCTAACTTTCTTGAAAATGATGGGTTATTGAATGGGAATCCAGTGTGGGCAGCGAGTTCACAGTTGTGGCTGGATTTGAATTATGTGCTTAATTAG